In a genomic window of Glycine max cultivar Williams 82 chromosome 13, Glycine_max_v4.0, whole genome shotgun sequence:
- the LOC100813965 gene encoding uncharacterized protein has protein sequence MDLNAFPFDLNEEPLFDLNEEPLFDLNQELHDLNGEEENFATGEESNTHITADSEEVHEVQNESHENIQEEQPQNNDEEQLQMQRKVKMLSNEERITIYQLLLQKSVDGKLPQGVKESVASSFSVCRKTIDRIWKRAKESETHDVSHKKTKNSGRKRVEIDLSQLREIPLSQRTTVRTLAVAMKTNTSAMYRLIQSGAIKRHSSAIKPQLIEEGKRLRLEFCLSMLEGIPHDPMFQSMYNIIHIDEKWFYMTKKSERYYLLPDEDKPHRSCKSKNFVPKVMFLTAVARPRFDSEKNVTFSGKIGIFLFVTQEPAKRTSVNRVAGTMETKAITSINRDLIRSVFIEKVLPATKEVWPRDELGSTIFIQQDNARTHINPDDPEFVQAATQDGFDIRLMCQPPNSPDFNVLDLGFFSAIQSLHYKEAPKTIDELVNAVVKSFENYCVVKSNFIFLSLQLCMIETMKAKGSNRYTSQHMQKEKLETEEQLPIQLKCDPILVQETLDYLNNN, from the exons ATGGATCTCAATGCTTTTCCATTTGATTTAAATGAAGAACCATTGTTTGATTTAAATGAAGAGCCATTGTTTGATTTAAATCAAGAACTACATGATTTAAATGGTGAGGAAGAAAACTTTGCTACAGGAGAAGAAAGCAACACTCACATAACTG CTGATTCAGAAGAAGTCCATGAAGTTCAGAATGAAAGTCACGAAAATATTCAAGAGGAGCAGCCCCAAAACAATGATGAGGAACAACTCCAAATGCAAAGAAAGGTTAAAATGTTGAGTAATGAAGAGCGCATTACCATTTATCAGCTACTACTGCAAAAAAGTGTTGATGGAAAATTACCTCAAGGGGTGAAAGAGTCAGTAGCTTCATCATTTTCAGTTTGTAGGAAAACTATCGACCGTATTTggaaaagagcaaaagaaagtgaGACTCATGATGTGTCTCATAAGAAGACAAAAAATAGTGGTCGCAAGAGAGTTGAAATTGATTTGAGTCAACTTCGTGAAATCCCTTTGAGCCAAAGAACAACTGTTCGAACTTTAGCTGTTGCCATGAAAACAAATACAAGTGCAATGTATAGGCTTATACAATCAGGTGCAATAAAGCGTCATTCGAGTGCCATAAAGCCACAACTGATAGAGGAAGGTAAAAGATTGCGGTTGGAATTTTGTTTGTCGATGCTTGAAGGTATACCGCATGATCCAATGTTCCAAAGTATGTACAATATTATTCACATTGATGAAAAATGGTTCTACATGACGAAGAAATCTGAGAGATACTATTTGCTCCCAGACGAGGATAAACCACATCGTAGttgtaaaagtaaaaattttgttccaaaagtTATGTTTTTAACTGCTGTAGCTCGACCAAGATTTGACTCggaaaaaaatgtaactttttCAGGGAAAATTGGAATTTTCCTGTTTGTCACTCAAGAACCGGCTAAAAGGACAAGTGTTAACAGAGTGGCGGGAACAATGGAGACAAAAGCAATAACTTCGATAAATAGAGACCTCATAAGGTCAGTTTTTATTGAGAAAGTGCTTCCAGCTACAAAGGAAGTGTGGCCAAGAGACGAATTGGGGTCAACGATATTCATTCAACAAGATAATGCAAGAACTCATATTAATCCTGATGATCCTGAGTTTGTTCAGGCAGCCACACAAGATGGATTTGACATCCGTTTAATGTGTCAACCTCCTAATTCTCCGGATTTTAATGTCTTGGACCTCGGATTTTTCAGTGCTATACAGTCATTGCATTACAAGGAAGCACCTAAAACTATTGATGAACTTGTCAATGCAGTGGTGAAGTCGTTTGAAAACTATTGTGTGGTGAAGTCCAATTTCATATTTCTCTCATTGCAGTTATGCATGATAGAGACAATGAAAGCCAAAGGTTCCAATAGATATACATCTCAGCATATGCAGAAGGAAAAATTAGAAACAGAAGAACAACTACCCATTCAATTGAAGTGTGACCCAATATTAGTGCAAGAAACTTTGGATTACTTAAACAACAATTAA